A portion of the Lysinibacillus timonensis genome contains these proteins:
- a CDS encoding IS256 family transposase: MTQLHLNLDMDLLKDSVLNSDLNTVVKSALVLVLNEFMEKERDEYLQAAAYERSNERIDYRNGYYEREIVMSVGKLTLKVPRTRNGEFSTSVFEKYARHDQALILSMIEMVVNGVSTRKVTQIVEQLCGETVSKSLVSSLTQKLDPIINTWANRPLNTVYYPYIFLDAMYIKVREHHQVVSKAVYIATAITEENKREILGLSVDHVESYESWSRFLQHLKSRGIQSPKLVISDAHQGLRKAIQREFIGTVWQRCNVHFKRNIIEKLPKKDSGDFRLMIKRIFDAVTLEDMRNFKDELMVKYAEDRKFEKALQVLDEGFEDTIQYMSFPKEIRVNIRSTNSLERLNQEVRRRENVIRIFPNTQSAFRLVGAVLMHYQDNDYSKRKGLSK; the protein is encoded by the coding sequence ATGACTCAATTACATCTTAACCTAGATATGGACTTATTAAAAGATTCGGTTTTAAATTCTGACCTGAACACAGTTGTTAAATCTGCTTTAGTACTAGTTTTAAATGAGTTTATGGAAAAGGAAAGAGACGAGTATTTACAGGCAGCGGCTTATGAACGATCCAACGAAAGAATCGACTATCGTAACGGCTACTACGAACGTGAGATTGTCATGAGTGTTGGAAAGTTAACATTAAAAGTCCCTAGAACTCGTAACGGTGAATTTTCTACTAGTGTATTTGAAAAATATGCTCGACACGATCAAGCATTAATCTTATCAATGATAGAAATGGTTGTGAATGGTGTCTCTACGAGAAAAGTCACGCAAATTGTGGAACAACTTTGTGGAGAAACGGTATCGAAATCACTAGTATCTTCTTTGACTCAAAAATTAGATCCGATTATTAACACCTGGGCTAACAGACCTTTAAATACTGTTTACTATCCTTATATTTTTCTAGATGCTATGTATATTAAAGTGCGTGAACATCACCAAGTTGTATCCAAGGCTGTCTATATTGCTACAGCTATTACAGAAGAGAATAAACGTGAAATTCTTGGTTTAAGTGTGGACCATGTGGAAAGTTATGAGAGCTGGAGTCGATTTCTCCAACACTTAAAATCCCGAGGAATTCAATCACCGAAGTTAGTTATATCTGATGCTCACCAAGGCTTACGAAAAGCTATTCAGCGTGAATTTATTGGAACTGTATGGCAAAGATGTAACGTTCATTTTAAACGTAATATTATTGAAAAGCTGCCGAAAAAGGATTCAGGAGATTTTCGTCTCATGATAAAACGAATTTTTGATGCAGTTACTCTTGAAGATATGCGTAATTTCAAAGACGAATTAATGGTTAAGTATGCAGAAGATCGGAAATTTGAAAAAGCACTTCAAGTTTTGGATGAAGGTTTCGAAGATACCATTCAATATATGAGTTTTCCGAAAGAAATACGTGTCAATATTAGAAGCACCAATTCTCTAGAACGTTTGAATCAAGAAGTGCGTAGAAGAGAGAACGTAATCCGTATCTTTCCTAACACCCAATCTGCCTTTAGATTAGTTGGTGCCGTATTAATGCATTATCAAGATAACGATTATTCGAAAAGAAAAGGACTTTCTAAATAG
- a CDS encoding anion permease, whose product MNQQKEKTEVKYIPLLVVVLIGVIIWFIPHPEDLSAQAWHLFAIFVATIIGLIVKPIPMGSMAILALTAIIVTKTLTLGEALSGFQNSTIWLIVIAFFISRGFIKTGLGTRVAYLFVRLFGKKTLGLSYSLIASDLILSPAMPSNTARAGGILLPIIRSLSETYGSRSGDGTERKIGAFLTTASFQANMITSAMFLTAMAANPLASKLAEDITGTPITWVGWAVAAIVPGLISLIVVPYIIYKIYPPEIKETPSATEEAQKKLDSMGPLKREEFFMIGIFVLLLVLWIFGSNFGLDATTTAFIGLTALLLTGVLSWSDIKQEQGAWDTLVWFSVLVMMAMFLNSTGMIPWFGDKVQGIIGGTPWLIALVVIVIIYFYSHYFFASNTAHVSAMYGAFLSVLVVAGAPPMVSALVLAFFSNLFGCLTNYGSGPAPVFFGTGYVTQDKWWGVGFILSIVHIVIWLGIGGLWWKVLGLW is encoded by the coding sequence ATGAATCAGCAGAAGGAAAAAACGGAAGTAAAGTATATCCCTTTATTAGTGGTTGTCCTCATTGGTGTCATTATATGGTTCATTCCTCATCCAGAAGATTTGAGCGCACAAGCATGGCATTTATTTGCTATCTTTGTGGCAACCATCATTGGGCTAATTGTTAAACCAATCCCAATGGGTAGTATGGCAATTTTAGCTTTAACGGCCATCATCGTGACCAAAACATTAACGCTCGGGGAAGCTCTTAGTGGGTTTCAAAACTCGACGATTTGGTTAATTGTAATTGCGTTTTTTATTTCTAGAGGGTTCATTAAAACAGGCCTTGGTACACGAGTAGCTTATTTATTCGTTCGGCTATTTGGGAAAAAGACTTTAGGGTTATCCTATTCACTGATTGCAAGTGATTTAATCCTTTCTCCTGCCATGCCATCGAATACGGCACGTGCTGGCGGGATTTTATTACCGATTATTCGATCTTTGTCTGAAACATATGGTTCTAGATCTGGCGATGGAACAGAAAGAAAAATTGGCGCATTTTTAACGACCGCTTCATTCCAAGCGAATATGATTACGTCTGCCATGTTCTTAACGGCCATGGCGGCAAACCCTTTAGCTTCAAAGTTAGCAGAAGATATTACGGGCACCCCGATTACTTGGGTTGGTTGGGCTGTAGCAGCGATTGTTCCAGGTTTAATTAGTTTAATTGTTGTGCCGTATATCATTTACAAAATCTATCCACCTGAAATCAAGGAAACCCCTTCTGCAACAGAAGAGGCGCAAAAGAAACTCGATTCAATGGGACCTTTAAAAAGAGAAGAATTTTTTATGATTGGGATTTTTGTTCTGCTACTTGTTTTATGGATATTCGGTTCTAACTTTGGACTTGATGCAACGACAACAGCATTCATTGGCTTAACTGCATTGCTACTTACAGGCGTGTTATCATGGTCTGATATTAAGCAAGAACAAGGAGCATGGGACACACTTGTTTGGTTTTCAGTTTTAGTAATGATGGCAATGTTCCTGAATAGTACAGGCATGATTCCATGGTTTGGCGATAAAGTACAAGGGATCATTGGGGGAACGCCTTGGCTGATTGCGTTAGTGGTCATTGTGATTATTTATTTCTATTCACATTACTTTTTCGCAAGTAACACAGCTCATGTAAGTGCGATGTACGGCGCATTCCTTTCCGTTCTGGTCGTAGCAGGTGCACCGCCGATGGTTTCAGCTCTCGTACTTGCATTTTTCAGTAACTTATTCGGCTGTTTAACGAATTACGGTAGCGGACCAGCCCCTGTTTTCTTCGGTACAGGCTATGTCACACAAGACAAATGGTGGGGAGTTGGCTTTATTCTCTCGATCGTTCACATCGTCATTTGGCTAGGTATTGGCGGTCTATGGTGGAAAGTGCTCGGGCTTTGGTAA
- a CDS encoding aldo/keto reductase encodes MVKNIQDRTTLHNGVKMPWFGIGVFKVEEGPELVNAVKFAIKHGYRSIDTAAIYANEEGVGQAIREGIQEANISREDLFVTSKVWNSDLGYESTLAAYETSLKKLGLDYLDLYLIHWPVEGKYRDAWRALETLYKEGKVKAIGVSNFQIHHLEDLMKDAEIKPMINQVEYHPRLTQKELQGFCQEHDIQLEAWSPLMQGQLLDNPVLQEIANKHNKTVAQVIIRWDLQNGVVTIPKSTKEHRIVENSDVFDFELTTEEMQQINELNQNLRVGPDPDNFDF; translated from the coding sequence ATGGTGAAAAACATACAAGATAGAACGACATTGCATAATGGTGTGAAAATGCCATGGTTTGGTATTGGGGTATTTAAAGTCGAAGAAGGTCCCGAATTAGTGAATGCTGTTAAATTTGCCATTAAACACGGATACCGTAGCATTGATACAGCAGCCATTTATGCAAATGAAGAAGGCGTCGGACAAGCAATCCGTGAAGGAATACAAGAAGCGAATATCTCAAGAGAAGATTTATTTGTTACATCAAAGGTTTGGAATTCTGACCTTGGTTACGAATCGACACTTGCAGCTTATGAGACTAGTCTAAAGAAACTCGGTCTTGACTATTTAGATTTATATCTCATTCATTGGCCAGTAGAAGGAAAATATAGAGATGCTTGGCGCGCATTAGAAACGCTTTATAAAGAAGGAAAAGTAAAAGCGATTGGTGTTAGTAACTTCCAAATCCACCATCTAGAAGATTTAATGAAAGATGCAGAGATTAAACCAATGATCAACCAAGTGGAATACCATCCTCGTTTAACACAGAAGGAATTACAAGGCTTTTGTCAAGAACACGACATTCAGCTAGAAGCTTGGTCACCTTTAATGCAAGGTCAATTATTAGATAATCCTGTTTTACAAGAAATTGCTAATAAGCATAACAAGACGGTTGCCCAAGTCATCATTCGATGGGATTTACAAAATGGTGTTGTAACGATTCCAAAGTCAACGAAAGAACATCGAATTGTTGAGAACTCAGATGTTTTTGACTTTGAGTTAACAACTGAAGAAATGCAGCAAATTAACGAGCTAAATCAAAATCTTCGTGTTGGACCAGATCCAGACAACTTTGATTTTTAA